One stretch of Hevea brasiliensis isolate MT/VB/25A 57/8 chromosome 12, ASM3005281v1, whole genome shotgun sequence DNA includes these proteins:
- the LOC110662908 gene encoding disease resistance protein RPV1, which produces MASTSSLAFSSKTTYDVFLSFRGIDTRPTFTSHLYSALCRKSIPTFIDDDLERGERISPALLKAIEESMISVVIFSENYASSRWCLDELVKIIDCQKEMGRKILPIFYHVDPSDVRKQTGKFGEAFGKVKEKFKQSLDIVEKWSTALTEVANLSGWDSSIYRHESELIDKVVKHIMKKLYPVSFSACDDLVGIDAHLNEILSFLCIEMADVRFIGIWGIGGIGKTTIAEALFGQISDEFDACYFLNNVRESTEKHGLLHLRQNLFSKLVGDEHLSIQTPRVLPTIVLDILRRKKIFIVLDDVNDSKQLKALAGDHGWFGSGSRVIITSRDKQVLSSVDKIYEVKGLDCSDAFQLLSMKSFKQKYPPTEYIELSKRVQAYCKGVPLALEVLGSHLCKKTPEEWEIELNKLKRYPDSNIMEVLEISYNDLDEMEKKIFLYIACFFNGYGKSYVEDILNGCDFPTRWGIIRLVDKCLVTVVNNLLKMHDLIVEMGQDIARRKGIILCNSNDICDMSTSTNNEANKVEGLLLNVSEIGRLDLNDSFFSRMPNLRLLKFYRDCSNFTKFRFESNLTGIAPSLPYKLRLLHWEEFPFKSLPLNFSMENLVHLIMPRSEVEELWNGSTCFPNLKSLDLSRSKHLKIVPDFSMITSLEKIVFLGCASLIEIPSSIQCLKRLDYLSLTFCKKLRSLPQMPRGIKYLYLSYSGVEEWSPSSIQFFDNHVFVNISHCENLISLPRIIYCNTLRRLDISFCPNLIMSPLIIESSEVLPSSNYGIVKLDFAGCKMLKSLPNGTCELKRLEILYLRGCSNLEKLPPLYGLCSLKKLYLDGTALVEIPPDIFSLSSLELLSLSDTPMEELPSSIGCLSSLFSLNLQRCKKLKSLPNSICELKCLETLHLSGCSNLEKLPPLYGLCSLNELYLDGTALVEIPPDIVSLSSLALLYLNDTPMEELPSSIGCLSSLVSLNLEGCKKLKSLPNSICELKCLETLHLRGCSNLEKLPPLYGLCSLNKLYLDGTALVEIPPDIFSLSSLELLYLNDTPMEELPSSIGCLSSLVSLNLQRCKKLKSLPNSICELKCLETLHLRGCSNLEKLPPLYGLCSLKKLYLDGTALVEIPPDIVSLSSLELLSLSDTPMEELPSSIGCLSSLVSLNLQRCKKLKSLPNSICELKCLETLHLSGCSNLEKLPPLYGLCSLNELYLDGTALVEIPPDIVELCKCNPYICLEANFLEQLEETANANNKRSLEDLYSSNIDGNQEVETHPKRLRPNFFMDDQLSNFFEIRPY; this is translated from the exons ATGGCTTCTACTTCATCTTTAGCCTTCTCCTCTAAAACTACCTACGATGTTTTCCTTAGTTTTAGAGGTATTGATACTCGTCCAACTTTTACTAGTCATCTTTATTCTGCTTTATGTCGGAAAAGTATCCCAACATTCATAGACGATGATCTTGAGAGAGGAGAACGGATCTCGCCAGCGCTTTTGAAGGCGATTGAAGAATCCATGATTTCAGTAGTAATTTTCTCAGAAAATTATGCATCCTCTCGGTGGTGCCTAGATGAACTGGTGAAGATCATTGACTGCCAGAAAGAAATGGGGCGAAAGATTTTACCCATTTTCTATCATGTAGATCCTTCTGATGTTAGAAAACAGACTGGGAAATTTGGAGAAGCATTTGGAAaagttaaagaaaaatttaagcaaAGCTTAGACATTGTGGAGAAGTGGAGCACTGCTTTAACGGAAGTAGCCAATCTGTCTGGATGGGATTCCAGCATCTACAG GCATGAATCGGAATTAATTGACAAAGTTGTCAAACATATCATGAAGAAACTATATCCCGTCTCCTTTAGTGCTTGTGATGATTTAGTTGGGATTGATGCTCACCTCAACGAAATTCTGTCATTCCTATGTATTGAGATGGCAGATGTTCGTTTTATTGGAATTTGGGGAATAGGCGGCATAGGAAAGACAACCATTGCTGAAGCGCTTTTCGGTCAAATCTCTGATGAATTTGATGCTTGTTACTTTCTAAACAACGTTAGGGAAAGTACAGAAAAGCATGGATTACTGCATTTACGACAAAATCTTTTTTCCAAACTTGTAGGGGATGAACATTTGAGCATACAAACGCCCCGTGTACTTCCCACTATTGTTTTGGATATATTGAGAAGAAAGAAGATTTTCATTGTTCTTGATGATGTCAACGATTCAAAGCAATTAAAGGCTTTGGCTGGAGATCATGGTTGGTTTGGTTCAGGAAGTAGAGTCATAATAACAAGCAGAGACAAACAAGTTCTTAGCAGTGTTGACAAAATCTATGAGGTTAAGGGATTGGATTGTAGTGATGCTTTTCAGTTGTTAAGTATGAAATCCTTCAAACAAAAGTATCCTCCGACGGAATATATAGAGTTGTCCAAAAGGGTACAAGCTTATTGTAAAGGTGTTCCATTAGCTCTCGAAGTTTTGGGTTCCCATCTGTGCAAGAAGACTCCTGAAGAATGGGAAATTGAATTGAATAAACTGAAGAGATATCCTGACAGCAATATTATGGAAGTCTTAGAAATAAGTTATAATGATTTAGATGAAATGgagaagaaaatatttttatatattgctTGTTTCTTCAATGGATATGGCAAAAGCTATGTAGAAGATATACTAAATGGTTGTGATTTTCCTACACGTTGGGGAATAATTCGTCTAGTGGATAAGTGTCTTGTAACTGTTGTGAATAACCTGTTAAAGATGCACGATCTGATAGTGGAAATGGGTCAAGATATTGCTCGGCGGAAGGGTATCATATTATGCAATTCTAATGACATCTGTGATATGTCGACCTCAACTAATAATGAG GCAAATAAAGTTGAAGGCCTACTTTTGAACGTGTCTGAAATTGGAAGGCTAGATTTGAATGATTCATTCTTCTCACGGATGCCCAACTTGAGATTGCTCAAATTTTACAGGGATTGCTCAAATTTTaccaaattcagatttgaatcaaatttaACGGGGATTGCTCCAAGTCTTCCTTACAAGTTGAGATTACTTCATTGGGAGGAATTCCCTTTCAAGTCTTTGCCATTAAATTTTTCCATGGAAAACCTTGTCCACCTCATCATGCCACGTAGCGAAGTTGAAGAGCTCTGGAATGGATCTACG TGTTTCCCAAACTTAAAATCTCTTGATCTTAGTCGCTCAAAGCATCTGAAAATAGTCCCTGATTTTTCTATGATAACAAGCCTGGAAAAGATAGTTTTTTTGGGTTGTGCGAGTTTGATTGAGATTCCATCATCCATTCAGTGCCTGAAAAGACTCGATTATCTTTCTCTAACTTTTTGCAAAAAGTTGAGAAGTCTTCCACAAATGCCGAGAGGCATAAAATATTTATATCTCAGTTATTCTGGAGTGGAAGAGTGGTCTCCGTCATCTATCCAATTTTTTGACAATCATGTGTTCGTAAATATTTCCCATTGCGAAAACCTTATAAGTCTTCCAAGAATTATATATTGCAATACTTTAAGAAGACTTGATATCAGTTTCTGCCCAAATCTCATCATGTCTCCGCTGATTATAGAAAGTTCAGAAGTATTGCCCTCATCAAATTATGGTATTGTTAAGTTAGATTTTGCAGGATGTAAAATGCTCAAAAGTCTCCCAAATGGCACTTGCGAATTGAAACGCCTTGAGATTCTGTATCTCCGTGGCTGTTCAAATCTTGAGAAATTGCCTCCTTTATATGGTTTATGCTCCTTAAAGAAGCTATATCTAGATGGCACTGCACTTGTAGAAATTCCTCCTGACATTTTTTCTTTGTCATCATTAGAATTACTGTCTCTAAGTGATACTCCAATGGAAGAATTGCCGTCATCAATTGGTTGTCTCTCTTCACTTTTTAGTTTGAATTTGCAGAGATGTAAAAAGCTTAAGAGTCTCCCAAACAgcatttgtgaattgaaatgtCTTGAGACTCTACATCTCAGTGGCTGTTCAAATCTAGAGAAATTGCCTCCTTTATATGGTTTATGCTCCTTAAATGAGCTATATCTAGATGGCACTGCACTCGTAGAAATTCCTCCTGACATTGTTTCTTTGTCTTCATTAGCATTACTGTATCTAAATGATACTCCAATGGAAGAATTGCCGTCATCAATTGGTTGTCTCTCTTCACTTGTTAGTTTGAATTTGGAGGGATGTAAAAAGCTTAAGAGTCTCCCAAACAgcatttgtgaattgaaatgtCTTGAGACTTTACATCTCAGGGGCTGTTCAAATCTAGAGAAATTGCCTCCTTTATATGGTTTATGCTCCTTAAACAAGCTATATCTAGATGGCACTGCACTTGTAGAAATTCCTCCTGACATTTTTTCTTTGTCATCATTAGAATTACTGTATCTAAATGATACTCCAATGGAAGAATTGCCGTCATCAATTGGTTGTCTCTCTTCACTTGTTAGTTTGAATTTGCAGAGATGTAAAAAGCTTAAGAGTCTCCCAAACAgcatttgtgaattgaaatgtCTTGAGACTCTACATCTCAGGGGCTGTTCAAATCTAGAGAAATTGCCTCCTTTATATGGTTTATGCTCCTTAAAGAAGCTATATCTAGATGGCACTGCACTTGTAGAAATTCCTCCTGACATTGTTTCTTTGTCATCATTAGAATTACTGTCTCTAAGTGATACTCCAATGGAAGAATTGCCGTCATCAATTGGTTGTCTCTCTTCACTTGTTAGTTTGAATTTGCAGAGATGTAAAAAGCTTAAGAGTCTCCCAAACAgcatttgtgaattgaaatgtCTTGAGACTCTACATCTCAGTGGCTGTTCAAATCTAGAGAAATTGCCTCCTTTATATGGTTTATGCTCCTTAAACGAGCTATATCTAGATGGCACTGCACTTGTAGAAATTCCCCCTGACATTGTTGAGCTATGCAAATGCAATCCTTACATATGCCTAGAAGCCAATTTTCTGGAGCAATTAGAAGAAACAGCAAATGCCAACAATAAGAGAAGCTTGGAAGACCTCTACTCCAGTAATATCGACGGCAACCAGGAGGTGGAAACACACCCTAAAAGATTGAGGCCAAACTTCTTTATGGatgatcaactttcaaatttctttGAAATTCGTCCCTACTAA
- the LOC131171178 gene encoding disease resistance protein RPV1-like, translated as MASTSSLAFSCKTSYDVFLSFRGIETRHNFTSHLHAALCRKNITTFIDDILERGEGISPALMKAIEESKISVVIFSENYASSRWCLDELVKIIDCQKEMGRKILPIFYHVDPRDVRKQTGKFGEAFGEVKEKFKHSLDIVEKWSTALTEVANLSGWDSSSYRNESELIDKVVKHIMKKLYPVSFSACDDLVGIDAHLNEILSFLCIEMADVRFIGIWGIGGIGKTTIAEALFGQISDEFDACYFLNNVRESTEKHGLLHLRQNLFSKLVGDEHLSIQTPRVLPTIVLDILRRKKVFIVLDDVNDSKQLEALAGDHGWFGSGSRVIITSRDKQVLSSVDKIYEVKGLDCSDAFQLLSMKAFKQKDPSMEYIELSKSVQAYCKDVPLALEVLGSHLCNKTPEEWEIELNKLKRYPDSDIMEVLEIRD; from the exons ATGGCTTCTACTTCATCTTTAGCCTTCTCTTGTAAAACTAGCTATGATGTTTTCCTTAGCTTTAGGGGAATTGAAACTCGTCACAATTTTACTAGTCACCTTCATGCTGCCCTTTGCCGGAAAAATATTACAACATTCATAGACGATATCCTTGAGAGAGGAGAAGGGATCTCGCCAGCGCTCATGAAAGCGATTGAAGAATCCAAGATTTCTGTAGTAATTTTCTCAGAAAATTATGCATCCTCTCGGTGGTGCCTAGATGAACTGGTGAAGATCATTGACTGCCAGAAAGAAATGGGGCGAAAGATTTTACCCATTTTCTATCATGTAGATCCTCGTGATGTTAGAAAACAGACTGGGAAATTTGGAGAAGCATTTGGAGaagttaaagaaaaatttaagcacAGCTTAGACATTGTGGAGAAGTGGAGCACTGCTTTGACGGAAGTAGCCAATCTGTCTGGATGGGATTCCAGCAGCTACAG GAATGAATCGGAATTAATTGACAAAGTTGTCAAACATATCATGAAGAAACTATATCCCGTCTCCTTTAGTGCTTGTGATGATTTAGTTGGGATTGATGCTCACCTCAACGAAATTCTATCATTCCTATGTATTGAGATGGCAGATGTTCGTTTTATTGGAATTTGGGGAATAGGCGGCATAGGAAAGACAACCATTGCTGAAGCGCTTTTCGGTCAAATCTCTGATGAATTTGATGCTTGTTACTTTCTAAACAACGTTAGGGAAAGTACAGAAAAGCATGGATTACTGCATTTACGACAAAATCTTTTTTCCAAACTTGTAGGGGATGAACATTTGAGTATACAAACGCCCCGTGTACTTCCCACTATTGTTTTGGATATATTGAGAAGAAAGAAGGTTTTCATTGTTCTTGATGATGTCAACGATTCAAAGCAATTAGAGGCTTTGGCTGGAGATCATGGTTGGTTTGGTTCAGGAAGTAGAGTCATAATAACAAGCAGAGACAAACAAGTTCTTAGCAGTGTTGACAAAATCTATGAGGTTAAGGGATTGGATTGTAGTGATGCTTTTCAGTTGTTAAGTATGAAAGCCTTCAAACAAAAGGATCCTTCGATGGAATATATAGAGTTGTCCAAAAGCGTACAAGCTTATTGTAAAGATGTTCCATTAGCTCTCGAAGTTTTGGGTTCCCATTTGTGCAATAAGACTCCCGAAGAATGGGaaattgaattgaataaattgaagAGATATCCTGACAGCGATATTATGGAAGTCTTAGAAATAAGGGACTAA